The proteins below come from a single Malus sylvestris chromosome 3, drMalSylv7.2, whole genome shotgun sequence genomic window:
- the LOC126615882 gene encoding transcription factor Pur-alpha 1-like isoform X1, whose translation MEGSSGGVGGGAAAVGGGGGGGGGGNDVELLCKTLQVEHKLFYFDLKENPRGRYLKISEKTSATRSTIIVPFSGISWFLDLFNYYVNSDDQEVFSKELQLDTKVFYFDIGENRRGRFLKVSEASVSRNRSTIIVPAGSTRDEGWAAFRNILADINEASRLFILPNQQQSSEPSERLVGLSDDVGAGFISGHNSQTAPTSELNVDRSAELPAQDEIGNMGVSKVIRADQKRFFFDLGNNNRGHFLRISEVAGSDRSSIILPLSGLKQFHEIVGHFVEITKDRIEGMTGANVRTVDSPQR comes from the exons ATGGAAGGGAGTTCGGGGGGCGTAGGAGGCGGTGCGGCGGCAGTAGgcggtggaggtggaggtggcggCGGCGGTAATGATGTCGAGCTCCTGTGTAAGACGCTGCAGGTTGAGCACAAGCTCTTCTACTTCGATCTCAAAGAGAACCCTCGCGGCCGCTATCTCAAAATTTCCGAGAAGACGTCGGCCACCAGGTCCACCATCATCGTTCCCTTCTCCGGCATCTCTTGGTTTCTCGATCTCTTCAATTACTATGTCAATTCCGACGACCAGGAAGTCTTCAGCAAGGAATTGCAGCTCGACACCAAG GTCTTCTACTTTGACATTGGCGAAAATCGCAGGGGCCGCTTCTTGAAG GTTTCTGAAGCTTCTGTTAGTAGAAATCGCAGTACTATCATTGTTCCTGCAGGAAGCACCCGAGATGAAGGGTGGGCAGCATTTAGAAACATTTTAGCTGATATCAATGAAGCATCAAGGCTTTTTATACTGCCGAATCAG CAGCAAAGTTCTGAACCTTCAGAGCGCCTTGTTGGGCTTTCAGATGACGTAGGCGCTGGCTTCATATCTGGCCACAATAGTCAAACTGCTCCAACTTCTGAACTGAATGTTGACAGATCCGCAGAGTTGCCGGCACAAGATGAAATTGGTAACATGGGGGTGTCTAAAGTGATCAGAGCTGATCAAAAGAGATTCTTCTTTGATCTTGGGAATAATAATAGGGGACATTTCCTAAGAATATCTGAG GTTGCAGGTTCTGATCGGTCCTCCATAATTCTCCCCCTGTCAGGGCTCAAGCAGTTCCATGAAATAGTAGGTCATTTTGTGGAGATAACCAAAGACCGAATTGAAGGAATGACAGGTGCAAATGTTCGGACAGTGGATTCTCCCCAGAGGTGA
- the LOC126615882 gene encoding transcription factor Pur-alpha 1-like isoform X2: MEGSSGGVGGGAAAVGGGGGGGGGGNDVELLCKTLQVEHKLFYFDLKENPRGRYLKISEKTSATRSTIIVPFSGISWFLDLFNYYVNSDDQEVFSKELQLDTKVFYFDIGENRRGRFLKVSEASVSRNRSTIIVPAGSTRDEGWAAFRNILADINEASRLFILPNQQSSEPSERLVGLSDDVGAGFISGHNSQTAPTSELNVDRSAELPAQDEIGNMGVSKVIRADQKRFFFDLGNNNRGHFLRISEVAGSDRSSIILPLSGLKQFHEIVGHFVEITKDRIEGMTGANVRTVDSPQR; encoded by the exons ATGGAAGGGAGTTCGGGGGGCGTAGGAGGCGGTGCGGCGGCAGTAGgcggtggaggtggaggtggcggCGGCGGTAATGATGTCGAGCTCCTGTGTAAGACGCTGCAGGTTGAGCACAAGCTCTTCTACTTCGATCTCAAAGAGAACCCTCGCGGCCGCTATCTCAAAATTTCCGAGAAGACGTCGGCCACCAGGTCCACCATCATCGTTCCCTTCTCCGGCATCTCTTGGTTTCTCGATCTCTTCAATTACTATGTCAATTCCGACGACCAGGAAGTCTTCAGCAAGGAATTGCAGCTCGACACCAAG GTCTTCTACTTTGACATTGGCGAAAATCGCAGGGGCCGCTTCTTGAAG GTTTCTGAAGCTTCTGTTAGTAGAAATCGCAGTACTATCATTGTTCCTGCAGGAAGCACCCGAGATGAAGGGTGGGCAGCATTTAGAAACATTTTAGCTGATATCAATGAAGCATCAAGGCTTTTTATACTGCCGAATCAG CAAAGTTCTGAACCTTCAGAGCGCCTTGTTGGGCTTTCAGATGACGTAGGCGCTGGCTTCATATCTGGCCACAATAGTCAAACTGCTCCAACTTCTGAACTGAATGTTGACAGATCCGCAGAGTTGCCGGCACAAGATGAAATTGGTAACATGGGGGTGTCTAAAGTGATCAGAGCTGATCAAAAGAGATTCTTCTTTGATCTTGGGAATAATAATAGGGGACATTTCCTAAGAATATCTGAG GTTGCAGGTTCTGATCGGTCCTCCATAATTCTCCCCCTGTCAGGGCTCAAGCAGTTCCATGAAATAGTAGGTCATTTTGTGGAGATAACCAAAGACCGAATTGAAGGAATGACAGGTGCAAATGTTCGGACAGTGGATTCTCCCCAGAGGTGA
- the LOC126614330 gene encoding L-ascorbate oxidase homolog has translation MASVMYALLLCLTAGALSVVQGEDPYLFFTWNVTYGTISPLGVPQQAILINGQFPGPNINSTSNNNIVLNVFNNLDEPFLLTWSGIQQRKNSWQDGTLGTMCPIVPGTNFTYRFQVKDQIGSYMYYPVTAMHRAAGGFGGLRINSRLLIPVPYADPEDEYTVMIGDWYTKSHTALKKLLDSGRTMGRPDGILINGKNAKGDGKDEPLFTMKPGKTYKYRVCNVGFKNSLNFRIQGHPLKLVEMEGSHTVQNTYESLDVHLGQCFSLLVTADKERKDYYMVASTRFTKTVLTGKGIIRYENSNGPASPELPEAPVGWAWSLNQFRSFRWNLTASAARPNPQGSYHYGKINITRTIKIVNSASMVNGKLRYAINGVSYVESETPLKLAQYFGVADKVFKYDTIQDEPLATVEDKVTLAPNVVNQTFRDFVEIIFENHEKSIQSWHLDGYSFFAVAIEPGRWTPEKRKNYNLLDGVSRHTIQVFPKSWAAIMLTFDNAGMWNVRSEQPERRYLGQQFYVSVLSPARSLRDEYNLPETTQLCGIVKDLPKPPPYSA, from the exons atggcTTCCGTGATGTATGCGTTGTTGCTGTGCCTTACAGCCGGGGCACTTTCAGTGGTCCAGGGCGAAGACCCTTACCTGTTCTTCACATGGAATGTCACCTACGGAACCATCTCTCCCCTCGGAGTCCCCCAGCAAGCAATTCTCATCAATGGCCAGTTCCCAGGACCCAACATCAACTCCACCTCCAACAACAACATCGTCTTGAACGTCTTCAACAACCTCGATGAGCCATTCCTTTTGACATGGAGCGGCATCCAGCAGAGGAAGAATTCGTGGCAGGATGGAACCCTTGGAACCATGTGCCCCATCGTCCCTGGCACCAACTTCACCTACCGCTTCCAAGTCAAGGATCAGATCGGGAGCTACATGTACTATCCCGTCACTGCCATGCACAGGGCAGCAGGCGGCTTTGGTGGACTCCGCATCAACAGTCGTCTGCTCATTCCCGTCCCCTATGCTGATCCCGAGGATGAATACACCGTTATGATCGGCGACTGGTACACCAAAAGTCACACCGCTCTCAAGAAATTATTGGACAGCGGCCGCACCATGGGAAGACCCGACGGCATCCTAATCAACGGCAAGAACGCCAAGGGAGACGGCAAAGACGAGCCCCTCTTCACCATGAAGCCAGGGAAGACCTACAAGTACAGGGTCTGCAACGTGGGCTTCAAGAACTCCCTCAACTTCAGGATCCAAGGCCACCCCTTAAAGCTTGTCGAGATGGAGGGCTCCCACACCGTCCAGAACACCTACGAGTCCCTTGACGTGCACTTGGGGCAATGTTTCTCGTTGCTCGTCACTGCCGACAAAGAGCGCAAGGACTACTACATGGTAGCCTCGACCCGATTCACCAAGACCGTGCTCACCGGCAAAGGCATAATCCGCTATGAAAACAGTAACGGCCCTGCATCCCCCGAGCTCCCCGAAGCTCCTGTAGGATGGGCCTGGTCTCTCAACCAGTTCCGTTCCTTCCGCTGGAACCTTACTGCCAGCGCTGCCAGGCCTAATCCTCAGGGCTCGTACCACTACGGAAAGATCAACATCACCCGTACCATCAAGATCGTCAACTCCGCCTCGATGGTGAATGGCAAGCTCCGCTATGCCATCAACGGAGTCTCCTACGTGGAATCCGAAACCCCACTCAAGCTGGCTCAGTACTTTGGTGTGGCCGACAAGGTCTTCAAGTACGACACCATCCAAGATGAACCCCTAGCCACCGTGGAGGACAAGGTCACCTTGGCACCCAACGTTGTCAACCAGACCTTCCGTGACTTTGTAGAGATCATCTTTGAGAACCACGAGAAGAGCATTCAGTCATGGCATTTGGATGGATACTCCTTCTTTGCCGTCGC CATTGAGCCCGGGAGGTGGACcccagaaaagagaaagaactACAACCTTCTGGACGGAGTGAGCAGGCACACCATCCAAGTGTTCCCCAAATCCTGGGCGGCCATAATGTTGACCTTCGACAATGCCGGAATGTGGAACGTGAGGTCGGAACAACCGGAGAGGCGCTACCTCGGACAACAGTTCTACGTGAGCGTCCTGTCACCTGCACGCTCCCTCAGGGACGAGTACAACCTCCCAGAAACCACCCAACTCTGTGGCATTGTCAAGGATTTGCCTAAGCCCCCTCCATACAGCGCTTAA
- the LOC126614349 gene encoding L-ascorbate oxidase homolog, with protein sequence MSGMIVMLLLCLSVGTISVVNCGDPTIFFTWNVTYGTLSPLGVPQQVILINGQFPGPNINSTTNNNVIVNVFNNLDEPFLITWVGVQQRKNPWQDGVLGTMCPIPPGTNYTYKFQVKDQIGSFMYYPATAMHRAAGAFGGLRINSRNLIPVPYAAPEDDYTVIIGDWYTKSHSQLRKFLDSGRSMARPDGVLINGKSAKGDGKDEPLFTMKAGKTYKYRICNVGLKNSLNFRIQGHQMKLVEMEGSHTVQNTYDSLDVHIGQCFSMLVTADKEPKDYYMVASTRFTKSVLTGKGIIRYENGKGPVSPEVPKAPVGWAWSLNQFRSFRWNLTASAARPNPQGSYHYGKINITRTIKLINSASKADGKLRYAINGISHVDPETPLKLADYYGIREKVFKFDTMKVDPQSPAEKITMESNVLNITIKDFVEIIFENPEKSLQTWHLNGYAFFAVAVEPGKWTPEKRKNYNLLDAMSRHTIQVFPKSWAAILLTFDNAGMWNLRSEQPERRYLGQQLYVGVENIKRSLRNEYNMPDNALVCGLVKGMPMPPPYST encoded by the exons ATGTCTGGGATGATTGTTATGCTGCTGTTATGCCTCTCAGTGGGGACAATTTCGGTAGTCAACTGTGGAGATCCTACCATTTTCTTCACATGGAATGTGACCTACGGAACCCTCTCACCCCTAGGAGTTCCCCAGCAAGTCATTCTCATAAATGGCCAATTTCCTGGACCCAACATCAACTCCACCACCAACAACAACGTTATCGTCAACGTCTTCAATAACCTTGACGAACCATTCCTCATCACATG GGTGGGTGTCCAGCAGAGGAAGAATCCATGGCAAGATGGAGTTCTTGGAACCATGTGCCCCATCCCCCCCGGTACAAACTACACCTACAAATTCCAAGTCAAGGATCAGATTGGGAGTTTCATGTACTACCCTGCAACGGCCATGCATAGGGCAGCCGGTGCCTTTGGAGGCCTCCGCATCAACAGCCGTAATTTAATTCCCGTTCCTTACGCTGCTCCCGAGGATGACTACACTGTCATAATCGGTGACTGGTACACCAAAAGCCACAGCCAACTTAGGAAATTCTTGGACAGCGGCCGTAGCATGGCCAGGCCTGACGGCGTCCTTATCAACGGCAAATCAGCAAAAGGAGATGGCAAGGACGAGCCCCTCTTCACCATGAAGGCTGGCAAGACTTACAAGTACAGGATCTGCAACGTGGGGCTCAAGAACTCCCTCAACTTTAGGATCCAAGGCCACCAAATGAAGCTTGTCGAGATGGAGGGCTCCCACACCGTCCAAAACACCTATGATTCGCTTGATGTGCATATTGGCCAATGTTTCTCTATGCTTGTCACTGCCGACAAGGAACCCAAGGACTACTACATGGTGGCTTCCACCCGATTCACCAAGAGCGTGCTCACCGGCAAAGGCATCATCAGATACGAAAATGGTAAGGGACCTGTCTCCCCTGAAGTTCCCAAGGCTCCTGTGGGATGGGCCTGGTCTCTCAACCAGTTCCGTTCCTTTCGCTGGAACCTCACTGCCAGCGCAGCTAGGCCTAACCCTCAGGGATCCTACCACTATGGAAAGATTAACATCACCCGCACCATCAAGCTCATCAACTCTGCTAGCAAGGCCGACGGGAAGCTTCGCTATGCCATCAACGGAATCTCCCACGTGGACCCTGAAACCCCACTCAAGTTGGCCGACTACTATGGAATCCGTGAGAAGGTCTTCAAGTTCGACACCATGAAGGTTGATCCCCAATCACCTGCAGAAAAGATCACCATGGAATCCAATGTTCTCAATATAACCATAAAAGACTTTGTGGAGATCATCTTTGAGAACCCGGAGAAGAGCCTCCAGACTTGGCATTTGAACGGATACGCCTTTTTCGCCGTCGC CGTGGAGCCCGGGAAGTGGACCCCAGAAAAGAGGAAGAACTACAACCTTCTCGACGCCATGAGCAGGCACACCATCCAAGTGTTCCCCAAATCTTGGGCTGCCATCCTATTAACATTCGACAACGCTGGAATGTGGAATCTTAGGTCAGAGCAGCCGGAGAGGCGCTACCTAGGACAACAGCTCTACGTGGGAGTTGAAAATATTAAACGCTCCCTCAGGAACGAGTACAACATGCCAGACAACGCCCTTGTCTGTGGCCTCGTCAAGGGCATGCCTATGCCCCCGCCTTACAGCACGTAA